A genomic segment from Pseudoduganella chitinolytica encodes:
- the rhaS gene encoding rhamnose ABC transporter substrate-binding protein yields the protein MSVLAGCGEKPAADGSPKAKADKVRIAMVVKSLGNGFFDAAHIGAQEAAAQLKDVEIIYTGPTTPSAEGQIEIVNSLISQKVDAIVISANDPNALVPIAKKAMQRGIKVVSFDSGLAQDGRLMQLNPSNAQLIGRRQLEMARDAIGGAGEIAILSASAQATNQNLWIDVMKAELAKPEFAQLKLVATVYGDDQSDKSYREAQGLLRSHPNLKAIIAPTTVGINAAGKAVVDEKLVGKVYVTGLGLPSEMAGHVKSGAVKEFAIWNPIDLGYAATYAAYDFVKGRPDAKAGGKVDAGRMGSIAIDAKGEAAMAEPFTYNAANVDKFAKIF from the coding sequence CTGAGCGTCCTGGCAGGTTGCGGCGAGAAGCCGGCCGCCGACGGTAGTCCCAAGGCCAAGGCCGACAAGGTCCGCATCGCGATGGTCGTCAAGAGCCTGGGCAACGGCTTCTTCGATGCCGCCCACATCGGCGCGCAGGAAGCGGCGGCCCAGCTGAAGGACGTCGAGATCATCTATACCGGTCCCACCACGCCCAGCGCCGAAGGCCAGATCGAGATCGTCAACTCGCTGATCAGCCAGAAGGTCGATGCGATCGTCATCTCCGCCAACGATCCGAACGCGCTCGTGCCGATCGCAAAGAAGGCCATGCAGCGCGGGATCAAGGTGGTGTCGTTCGACAGCGGCCTGGCGCAGGATGGCCGACTGATGCAGCTGAATCCTTCCAACGCGCAGCTGATCGGGCGCAGGCAGCTGGAGATGGCGCGCGATGCCATCGGCGGGGCCGGCGAGATCGCCATCCTGTCGGCGTCCGCCCAGGCCACCAACCAGAACCTGTGGATCGACGTCATGAAGGCCGAACTGGCCAAGCCGGAGTTCGCGCAACTGAAACTGGTCGCCACCGTATATGGCGACGACCAGTCCGACAAGAGCTACCGCGAGGCGCAGGGCCTGCTGCGCAGCCATCCGAACCTGAAGGCCATCATCGCCCCGACCACCGTGGGCATCAACGCGGCCGGCAAGGCGGTCGTCGACGAGAAGCTGGTCGGCAAGGTGTACGTCACGGGACTGGGCCTGCCGTCCGAGATGGCCGGGCATGTGAAGAGCGGCGCCGTCAAGGAGTTCGCCATCTGGAACCCGATCGACCTGGGCTACGCCGCCACCTACGCGGCCTACGACTTCGTCAAGGGCCGTCCCGATGCGAAGGCCGGCGGCAAGGTGGACGCGGGCCGCATGGGCAGCATCGCCATCGACGCCAAGGGCGAGGCGGCGATGGCCGAGCCGTTCACGTACAACGCGGCCAACGTCGACAAGTTCGCAAAGATCTTCTGA
- a CDS encoding sugar ABC transporter ATP-binding protein yields MAATPHHTAPVLQMTGVSKRFAGIVALNKVALSVHAGEVLALIGENGAGKSTLVKTLTGIYRPDEGTIALGGQPVSFANAQDAMAAGITAVHQESVMFDELTVAENIWVGRQPLQRGRIDWARIEREAEQLFARLEVTLPVRARVKDLSVAQRHFVEIARALSQQARVVILDEPTAALSQREIVELYRIVRQLRAAGTAIIFITHKFDEIFAVADRYTVLRDGQYVAAGRIADVTEAELVALMVGRSVQQAYPKADVTPGEVLLEVRHFCHPTEFDDVSFQLRRGEILGFYGLVGAGRSEVMQALFGLTPRARGTVTLDGAEVRIACAADAIAHGIAYVPEDRQHQGAHLTMPILHNITLPILDRIGFFLRGRRARENAVARHYSEQLELKANHLCQHVAELSGGNQQKVVLGKWLATDPKVIILDEPTKGIDIGSKAAVHRFIGQLVSQGLAVILVSSELPEVLGLADRIVVMHQGRVQREFARSDATPENVVAAASGCAHALEAA; encoded by the coding sequence ATGGCGGCTACTCCTCACCACACGGCGCCCGTCTTGCAGATGACGGGTGTCAGCAAACGCTTCGCCGGCATCGTCGCCCTCAACAAGGTAGCGCTATCCGTGCATGCCGGCGAAGTGCTGGCGCTGATCGGCGAGAACGGCGCCGGCAAGTCCACGCTCGTCAAGACGCTGACGGGCATCTATCGCCCCGACGAGGGCACCATCGCGCTGGGCGGCCAGCCGGTGTCGTTCGCCAATGCGCAGGATGCGATGGCGGCCGGCATCACGGCCGTGCACCAGGAAAGCGTGATGTTCGATGAGCTGACCGTGGCCGAAAACATCTGGGTGGGCCGCCAGCCGCTGCAGCGCGGGCGCATCGACTGGGCCCGTATCGAACGCGAAGCCGAACAGCTGTTCGCGCGGCTGGAAGTGACGCTGCCGGTGCGTGCCAGGGTCAAGGACCTGTCGGTGGCGCAGCGCCACTTCGTCGAGATCGCGCGGGCGCTGTCGCAGCAGGCCCGGGTCGTGATCCTGGACGAGCCCACGGCCGCGCTGTCGCAGCGCGAGATCGTCGAGCTGTACCGCATCGTGCGCCAGTTGCGCGCGGCCGGCACGGCCATCATCTTCATCACCCACAAGTTCGACGAGATCTTTGCCGTGGCCGACCGCTACACGGTGCTGCGCGACGGCCAGTACGTGGCGGCCGGGCGCATCGCCGACGTCACGGAAGCCGAACTGGTGGCGCTGATGGTGGGCCGCTCCGTGCAACAGGCCTACCCGAAGGCGGACGTGACGCCCGGTGAGGTACTGCTGGAGGTGCGCCATTTCTGCCACCCGACCGAGTTCGACGACGTCAGCTTCCAGCTGCGGCGGGGCGAGATCCTCGGTTTCTACGGCCTGGTGGGCGCCGGGCGCTCGGAAGTGATGCAGGCCCTGTTCGGGCTGACGCCACGCGCACGCGGCACCGTCACCCTCGACGGCGCCGAAGTGCGCATCGCCTGCGCAGCCGATGCCATTGCGCACGGCATCGCCTACGTGCCGGAAGACCGCCAGCACCAGGGCGCGCACCTGACGATGCCGATCCTGCACAACATCACGCTGCCGATCCTGGATCGCATCGGCTTCTTCCTGCGCGGCCGGCGCGCCCGCGAGAACGCCGTGGCACGCCACTACAGCGAGCAGCTGGAACTGAAGGCGAACCACCTGTGCCAGCACGTGGCCGAACTCTCCGGTGGCAACCAGCAGAAGGTCGTACTGGGCAAGTGGCTGGCGACCGATCCGAAGGTGATCATCCTGGACGAACCTACCAAGGGCATCGACATCGGCTCCAAGGCGGCCGTGCACCGTTTCATCGGCCAGCTGGTGAGCCAGGGCCTGGCCGTGATCCTCGTGTCGTCCGAGCTGCCCGAGGTGCTGGGCCTGGCCGACCGCATCGTCGTCATGCACCAGGGCCGCGTGCAGCGCGAGTTCGCGCGTTCTGACGCCACGCCGGAAAACGTCGTCGCGGCCGCCTCCGGCTGCGCGCACGCCCTGGAGGCCGCATGA
- a CDS encoding ABC transporter permease, with protein MKVLKQREFLLACSIVVLVLLVGLRSPVFVSPASLANLLTDSTLLIMLALTQMLVIVTRGVDLSVASNLALSGMMAALLAARQPDLPLPLVMLAAAAIGLLLGLVNGWLIGYLELPPIVVTLGTMSVYRGLVFVLSGGAWVSSHQMPQHFIGFPLARLLGITHLVWIAAAVVLAAWFVARHSRFGRDLYAIGNAPSCARYVGIPTARRLLWTYGLSGLMAGLCGYLWVARYAVAYTEIAYGFEFTVIAACVIGGISIAGGTGTVTGAVLGALFLAVIGNALPVVQVSPFWQSALTGIVILAAVSINARDGKHGGRQILPLHQVDRSAA; from the coding sequence ATGAAAGTCCTCAAGCAACGCGAATTCCTGCTGGCCTGTTCCATCGTCGTGCTGGTGCTGCTGGTGGGCCTGCGCTCGCCCGTCTTCGTCAGCCCGGCCAGCCTGGCCAACCTGCTGACCGACAGCACCCTGCTCATCATGCTTGCGCTCACCCAGATGCTCGTCATCGTCACGCGCGGCGTGGACCTGTCCGTCGCATCCAACCTCGCCCTGTCGGGCATGATGGCCGCGCTGCTGGCCGCGCGCCAGCCGGACCTGCCGCTGCCGCTCGTGATGCTGGCCGCGGCCGCGATCGGCTTGCTGCTGGGCCTCGTCAACGGCTGGCTGATCGGCTACCTGGAGCTGCCGCCGATCGTCGTCACGCTCGGCACGATGAGCGTCTACCGGGGGCTCGTGTTCGTGCTGTCCGGCGGCGCGTGGGTGTCCTCGCACCAGATGCCGCAGCACTTCATCGGCTTTCCGCTGGCCCGGCTGCTGGGCATCACGCACCTGGTATGGATCGCCGCCGCCGTCGTGCTGGCGGCGTGGTTCGTGGCGCGCCACAGCCGCTTCGGCCGCGACCTGTACGCCATCGGTAACGCGCCGTCGTGTGCCCGCTACGTCGGCATCCCGACGGCGCGCCGGCTGCTGTGGACTTATGGGCTGTCCGGCTTGATGGCGGGCCTGTGCGGCTACCTGTGGGTGGCGCGCTACGCCGTCGCCTACACGGAAATCGCCTACGGGTTCGAATTCACCGTGATCGCCGCCTGCGTCATCGGCGGCATCAGCATCGCCGGCGGCACCGGCACCGTGACGGGTGCCGTGCTGGGCGCGCTGTTCCTGGCCGTGATCGGCAACGCGCTGCCCGTCGTGCAGGTGTCGCCGTTCTGGCAGAGCGCCCTGACCGGCATCGTCATCCTCGCCGCCGTATCGATCAACGCCCGCGACGGCAAGCATGGCGGACGCCAGATCCTGCCGCTGCACCAGGTCGACCGGAGTGCCGCATGA
- a CDS encoding ABC transporter permease, with protein MNTTTADMTATHSSRYTIHDRPGFRLGALLGKWETLLALLFVAAFLANGILVPHFLDPYNLADGTFNFSEKALIALPMALLIICREIDISVSGILALASVAVGLAHTHGVPPALLLPVALAAGTACGLLNGVLVTRFALPSIVVTIGTVSLFRGLASVVLGDKAFTGYPQLMADWGQGYFFDVIPREFVVLLAFAALFAVVLHTTRWGRRIYAIGNNPVAARFAGIEVNRYRLVLFMLTGAMAGLAAWLLTGRIGSTRPNIAMGWELEVITMVILGGVSIAGGAGTIGGVMLAVLTLGTVTYGLSLANVPGIYMTIVVGLLLLVTIALPRLLHGRKVAK; from the coding sequence ATGAATACCACCACTGCTGACATGACCGCCACCCACAGCTCGCGCTACACGATCCACGACCGCCCGGGTTTCCGCCTGGGCGCCCTGCTGGGCAAATGGGAAACGCTGCTCGCGCTGCTGTTCGTGGCCGCCTTCCTGGCCAACGGCATCCTCGTGCCGCACTTCCTCGACCCGTACAACCTGGCCGACGGCACCTTCAACTTCAGCGAGAAGGCACTGATCGCGCTGCCGATGGCACTGTTGATCATCTGCCGCGAGATCGACATCTCCGTCTCCGGCATCCTGGCGCTGGCCTCCGTCGCCGTCGGCCTGGCGCACACGCACGGCGTGCCGCCGGCGCTGCTGCTGCCCGTTGCGCTGGCCGCCGGTACCGCGTGCGGGCTGCTGAACGGCGTACTGGTGACGCGCTTCGCGCTGCCGTCCATCGTCGTCACCATCGGCACCGTCTCGCTGTTCCGCGGCCTGGCCAGCGTCGTCCTGGGCGACAAGGCATTTACCGGCTATCCGCAGCTGATGGCCGACTGGGGCCAAGGGTACTTCTTCGACGTGATCCCGCGCGAGTTCGTCGTGCTGCTGGCGTTTGCCGCGCTGTTCGCGGTGGTCCTGCACACGACGCGCTGGGGCCGCCGCATCTACGCCATCGGCAACAACCCGGTCGCGGCGCGCTTTGCCGGCATCGAAGTCAATCGCTACCGCCTGGTGCTGTTCATGCTGACGGGTGCGATGGCCGGCCTGGCGGCGTGGCTGCTGACGGGCCGCATCGGCAGCACGCGGCCGAACATCGCCATGGGCTGGGAGCTGGAAGTGATCACGATGGTGATCCTGGGCGGCGTCAGCATCGCCGGTGGCGCCGGCACCATCGGCGGCGTCATGCTGGCCGTGCTGACCCTTGGCACGGTGACGTACGGCCTGTCGCTGGCGAATGTCCCAGGCATCTACATGACCATCGTCGTCGGCCTGCTGTTGCTCGTGACGATCGCGCTGCCACGCCTGCTGCACGGCCGCAAGGTGGCGAAATGA